The Candidatus Neomarinimicrobiota bacterium sequence AGCAGAACATATGGGTGTCAGAGCTGATAATGCCGGTAGGTGAACTTTCATTCGGCACTGAAGTCAATTCGGTTGATCATACAGAAGGGACAGCTTACGGTTCGGTGGGTTTTCGGATCGCAGACCCTTCAGCATTGACGAACGAGAGCTATGAAATTACGATTAATAAAGTAGAATCACTGTTTTCTTTCAATTTAGAAAACCTTTCAACTTCTACTATGTTATTTCAATCCGAACCATTTCCCGATGATAAATACAGCAGCACTGTCCCTATTACGGAAGGATTTAAGGTAACATTTGAGGATATTATTTTTAAAGGACCAAAAACTTTTCGCAGTGTAGAACAAACAGGTGCTGGAGGTTTAAGTCTCTGGGGCGACGCTCAGTTGTTCGGAAATCCTACAGGATTCTGGTTTGAATTTGGCTCAAGTACTTATGTACCTACAATAGATGCCTCACAGGTTGATCTCCAATTCAGATTTACCGGTGTGGATGCCGGAGATAATGACAGTCCCGTGACTTCAGGCGGATCGTTCTCCACACAATGGGAACGAGAAGCATTTGGAGTGTCTGATTTAACTGGATTCGCAAACGTGCAGTTACGGATTCCATTCGAGCTGTGGGATTTGGAAGGTAATGACGGCGCCGGAAGACAGATAGAAGTAGCTGTTATCAACAGGAATGCAGACGGTCAAGCGACATACGGGAATGATGTTGGAACAGTAGCTTCTGCGCGTTATCGAATGACCGGACGAGACTATATTGTTGTTATCAATGAAAATTATCAAAATAATGCAATTAAAATACGTTCTATAGTGAACCGAAATGCAACCTGGCTGCTTTTCTTCGAACAAGGAGGAGCTTCTGTCTGGGCAACCGGTGATGAGTTGACTTTAAGATATGTTAATCCTATTCAAGCCGGAATAGATGTATATCGTTTTCAGGTGCCTTCTGAATTGGATGTGATCGGGGCACCGGAATCATTTGAGCTTTCTCAAAATTACCCTAACCCGTTCAATCCTGAAACGACAATAGAATATTCGCTTCCAATTCGCTCAGATGTGAGCCTGATTATTTATAACATACGCGGACGGGAGGTGGCACGCCCACTATTTGGCACGATGCCTGCCGGTAACCATAAAGTCACGTGGGATGGATCAAATCAGGTGAGTGGGGTTTATATTTATGAACTTATGGCAGGCACCGTTCGTATCAGAAATAAGATGATACTGCTTAAGTAAAGAAACGGCATCAAAAGTATTTAAAAACCTTTAGCTCCAAATAATCGTCTTTGCGGAAGGCATAAATAAGGTCAAAAGGTTTTGCTCCGTAAAATCCCGCCATCTCGAGTTCAACAACCCAATCTGCGCCAAACCGCCTTGAGCCTTCTACTCGGAGAAGTTTAGACCCGGAATCGTTGTCAAAAATAACACCTGCAAGCAGAGCCGATGATTGAACATCATTCAATGCCAACCTCGCACCGAGGAATAAATCATTTTCAAAGATCGTAAAGGCATCGTTGCCACGATCATCGTAAAGATATTCCGAAATAATTCCAAGATCTGCGTCAGAATCCATAATCCCAACAAGAGTATATTCGAATCCAAAAGTGAGGGCAGTGAACTGTCTCTGCTGCCCGCTTCTCACGATACCCTCAAATTTCCATAACCAGCCTCCAAGACTCGCCTGCAGATCGAGACCTGTTTGATTTATCAGGTCATATCTCGGTGAAAAGGTAGGGGAGCCATTGTTCAATCCGGTTTGAACAAGCAGAGGTTCCCGACTGGTACCATAGAAATGTGAGAGACCGATATCGAAAATATTGATCGAGTGCGTCCACCTCGCTGCGAAATCTATATGCTGGTTTTCATTCGTTGCTTCAAATTGACTTCTCTTTGTGTCTATGATGAATGGAAATCGGAGGCGACCTTCATTTCCGATAAATGTTCGTTCCCGAAATCCCGGCAGGATAAACAGATCAAGGAAGCCCCAATCTTTTATAATAGTGAGATTTATCATCGGCTGTCCCATTTTTTCCTCGCCGTCAGGACTCTCCACCTGGTCAGTCTGATTTATAATATCAACGAGATGTTGGGATTCTGTTACTCCCCAGAATACTTTGCCGATACCTATTTTAAGGTCAAAATCCCTCTTCGACAGCCGCCAGATAAATTCTCGGATGTCGAAATGTGTTCTTTCCGAATCAAATTGATCTAACCGTAAAAAAGGCGCTATTATTAAGCCTTGATCGCCATCACTCCATTCTACATAATATTCGGGGTTAAATGCGGCGGACAAATAGTTCCTATGTTGTTCGGGAAAAAGCGGAGAATTCTGATAAATCCGGGATTCTACGGAGACCGAACCGGACAGCTCGGCTCTTGTTTGCGCAATAGCAAAATTTATGTCTCCCATTCTTATCAGGAAAAGGAGACATAAAAACAGCTTCAAGATAAATTTTGTATTCAGAGGAGATTATCTCGCGTTTTTCAAACTATTCTTGTTGAAATCTCTGTCGGTGTAGCCATTCTGAAATTTGTAATCCTTCCAGGTGAGCAAGGTGCTTTTCCCTGTTTGATGGTTCACCATTGACATGGAATGAGCTCTCCAGATTTTATCAATATATTGTCTGTAATCATCGTACTCCAAGGTTTTTAATAGGGCATTCTTTCGGTCATAATAAACGATTTTCAGAGGTCTATATTCAGCTTTGTCAAACCAAACGACCTGCCTTGTATAGCCCGATTTTTTATCCACCGGATATCGTTCTAAAATGAAAGAATCCATACCATTTAGATTTTCATCGCGGAGGTATTTATAAGTATATTTTTCCACCTCCTGAGATGAAAGATCTTCAAATGCGAACTCGCTTCCCATAAACGGACCCGACTTGTTATTTGATGAAATCCTTTTTACACGCTTAAGCGCAGGAAGGTAGAGCCATTGATCGTCCGGTCCCTCTTTGTGGCTAAAGGACAAAAATGCCGTGCCTTTCACGTCTCTGGGAGTATTAAAGATTGATAACGATTTATCTCCGTCTCCTATGACTTCAAGGGTTTTCACGCGGATATGTCGAGTACTTTCCTCGCCGTGCCGATTCCTGAGAGTCATGTTCAGTTCTGACGTGAAATCTCCGAATCCGGACTCTCGTTTTTCGGCCTCTTTTGCTATTTCAAGACCTCTTTCTTCCGGAGTTTGTGATTTAGCATCCGCAGGAAACAGCATCGGAAGAGCCATCAATGGGAAAATCAGTAATAGGCTCTTTTTCAATTTGTTTGAATAATTTGAACTTATATACATTTTTTAACCTCTATTATTTTATTCGTTAGCAGTGACGGGTTGAAGCCCATCATCAAATTGTGAAATGTTTTCAGTCGTATCTTCTGTCTCCTTCGATTTCCCAATTTTCATCAATAGCGTGGGAAGGAGAAAGAAATCTGTAATAAGCGCGAATGTGATGGTAATCAGAGTCAATTTGCCCATGGCAGAATTCAAATCAAATGCTGATCGAGAAAGAATCCCGAATCCAGCCACCAATATTACGGTAGTCACAAAAAGCGCTGTTCCGACAGTAGTGAAAGCATATCTGACAGCATCTTCGGAGCTAAGATTCTTCTCTCTACGCGCTCTCAGGTATTTGCTCATAAAATGGACCGTGTCATCCACCACAATACCCAAAGTCATTCCGGTAACCATAGCCAAGCCCATACCTATTTGTCCGACAAAAATGCCCCATACTCCGAAACCCATAATAGCCGGGACTAAATTTGGCAAGAGGCTTATCAGGCCGTGTTTCACACTGCGCATAGCCACTATCAACACAATCGAGATAACAAATATCGCGACTGTAGTACCGATTAACATGCTATTAATATTCTTTCGAGATATGTGAGCAAACATTATCATCGGCCCTGAACCGGAACTGAACATATATTCCGGAGCGTTATCTCTCAGCCACTGTTCCGACCTCGATGCAAGTTCTCTAATTTCTCTCGAAGAGACATCATTGAGAATAACTGTAAATCGAGTCGCGGATTTATCTATGTTTAAAGAATTGTTCAAATCGAGACCATACGGCAACGAAAGCTCATATAACAGGAGATACTGAGCTGCGAGATCTCTTTGCACCGGTATGGTGTAATACTCCTGATTATCACCATGCATACTTTTATTCAATTGTTTGAATGTTTCGCTTAACCTGTAAACGTGAACAACTCCAGGTTGAGCCAAATACCATTCAGCAAATTCTTCAAGTTTATTCAGATAATCCGGGTTACTGATTCCGCCGCTTTCTCCGGCTCCCAGTGAATATTCAATTGTATAGATACCGGTCAGATTATTAACAACGAAGTCGGTATCCTGCCTGAACACCATACTCTCGTCGAAATATTTAACGAACGAATCGTTAAGCTCGTTTTTTGGAATGAACATGGCCAGAGCTATTACAAGCACTACTGAACCCCAGAGCAGACCTGTTTTTCTAATAATAACAAATTCAGCTAAACGCTCCATAAATAAGAGTTTCCCGCCCTTATCCTGCTGCTTTACCCTTAAAGGGAGAACGGCTATAATTGCGGGGAGAAACAAAACGGAATATATAAACGCAAAAACAACTCCTATAGTCGTGATGTTGCCGAGATCATGAAAGGGTGGAACATCACTGAAATTCATACTGAGGAAGCCGATAGAAGTTGTCAAACTGGTTAGAAACACAGGCATCATATTAACCCTTAAGCTTTCAGTGATGGCATCCCATTTAGAAGAACCGTTACGCATCTCACGCAATATCATAATAAGAATATGAATACTGTCCGCCACAGCAAGAGTCATTATCATGGTTGGAGCGGATGAAGACGGTCCTGTTAACTTAATCCCAAGCCATCCCATAAAACCCATTGCAGTTACTATCGAGAAGATGATGATCAATAACGTAGAAAACGTGCCGCTGACTGAACGAAGCAGGAAGGCCATTACTATAAGTATTGTTAAGAACATCAAAGGCACAAGTGTCGACATGTCATTCTGAGACGCTTCACCAAAAGCGTGATTCAACATAACAACCCCAGTGAGATGGGTTTTAATATCCGGGTATGAGGCTTCAATCTCTTTTGCCAAATTCCTTACATAGTCAGCTACGATAAATGTTTCGGCAACATCCTTGCCCGGAAATTGAAAAGTAACGTTTACTCCTACCACTTTTGTATCAGGAGGAATAACAACTCCAAGTAATCTTGTTTCATTAAGAGCTATCTCCTTTGCGCGCTCTAATTCAGATTCAGTCATACTTAGCGCATCCGTATAAAGATCTTCAACGATGAGGTCGTCATCATCGGCATACGTATATTGAAAATTTGACAAACCGTCCACCCGTATGGCAAAAGGAATTTGCCATGCCTTTTCAGTCAGTTCCTCCACAGCGGCAAGAGTCTGATTGGTGAATACGTCACCATCTTTCGGTTCTAATACAATGAGAACATTATCGTTTTTAGTATAAATATCCTGCAGCGCATCAAAAGCGATAAGTTGTGGATTATCCTTACCGAAAAAATACCTGTAATCATTGTCGAATTGAATAAACCGGGCGCCGCTGCCTGCAAAGGCAACAAATGCGATCACCAATGGAATAACAACCCAACGCCATCTAATCACAAATTTGGAATATGCGACTACCTTTTGTTCAAATTTACTCATTTTAGTCGTATCTGACATTCTTCTTTACTCCTTAGGATACCAAAATAGTAATGTTAGTATGTGTTTATAATTTATAGTGTAAAATTTTGTGCTATTTATTTTATCAGGAGCAAGCGCATAATCATATCCTGAAAAACCTTGAGCGGCCTCGCATTTTTACTCGATTTCATCCGTAAAAGCGCGCCTTCTTTGCTGTTCATCATAAATTCCGCCAAGTCTTCTATATCATGTGACTTGCTTATCTCACCGGCATCTTGCGCTTCCTGCAATAATTTAATTATCGGTTCCTTCATATGATTGAAGCTGCGCTCTGCCGCTTTACTGATAGGTTTACTAATATCTCCCATCTCCTGACATAAATTGCCTACAAAAGATCCCTTCTGAAATTTTTCATCTTTTGTAAAGTGCTCGGTCATTTCTGAAAAGAGCTTTTCGATTCTTTTTAATGGGGTCAGCGATTTATCTTCTAATATCTCGCTCATCATTTGGCAGCCCATGGCACAATAAGAATCCATAAGATCAATAGCGAAATCTTCCTTGCTCTTGAAGTAATTATAGAATGAGCCTTTTGGGATATTTGCGGCATCGGCGAGCTCCTGCACGCCTGTTGCGTTATATCCTTTGAGATACATTATCTCAGAACTTTTCTGAATAATCTCTAATTTTTTATCTTCGTGTTTTGTCACGGCGCCAATATATGACCAGTCGGTTTATTTGTCAAGAACTATTTTTAATTTGTTACATTTCACACTTATCGGCCTAAATTATTAAGCCGATTTATTCAATAAATACGTACTATGATGGATGTAGATACAAATTAAAATTTATATTCTGGGAGGATATTTATGCTAAGCCTTTGGATAGACTCAGAAGGCAAAAAACGCGCTGACAATGCACTTAGGATGAGAGTTTACACATCTCGCCTCTTAGGCGCTGACCCCAATCTTGTTTTACACGGCGGAGGCAACACATCGGTAAAAGTGAGTGAAAGAAATATCTTCGGCGAAGAGGAAAAGATAATATATATAAAAGGAAGCGGTTGGGATCTTGGAACTATTGAAGCCGCCGGGTTCGCTCCCGTAAAATTGGAGCAGCTGATAAAGATGGCAACTCTCGATAGTCTCGGCGATTCAGATATGGTAAAACTCCAAAGAGCGGCCATGACCGAACCAGGCGCTCCCACTCCATCAGTGGAAGCAGTTCTGCACGCCTTGATACCATTTAAGTTCGTTGACCATACACACGCAGATGCTGTTGTTACCATTAGTAATACTCCTAACGGAGAGGATAAGATCAAAGAAATTTACGGTGAGAGAGTGCTGATAGTGCCTTACGTGATGCCGGGATTCATCCTCGCCCAAAAAATATACGATATGACTAAAGACGTTAAATGGGAAGATCTTCAGGGAATTATTTTGATGAACCATGGCGTTTTCACATTCGACGATGACGCTAAAAGCAGCTATCTTAAAATGATTGATATAGTCACTGAAGCCGAAGAATATCTGAAACAAAACGGGAAAGAACTCACTGGTGCA is a genomic window containing:
- a CDS encoding outer membrane lipoprotein-sorting protein, which gives rise to MALPMLFPADAKSQTPEERGLEIAKEAEKRESGFGDFTSELNMTLRNRHGEESTRHIRVKTLEVIGDGDKSLSIFNTPRDVKGTAFLSFSHKEGPDDQWLYLPALKRVKRISSNNKSGPFMGSEFAFEDLSSQEVEKYTYKYLRDENLNGMDSFILERYPVDKKSGYTRQVVWFDKAEYRPLKIVYYDRKNALLKTLEYDDYRQYIDKIWRAHSMSMVNHQTGKSTLLTWKDYKFQNGYTDRDFNKNSLKNAR
- a CDS encoding MMPL family transporter; the encoded protein is MSKFEQKVVAYSKFVIRWRWVVIPLVIAFVAFAGSGARFIQFDNDYRYFFGKDNPQLIAFDALQDIYTKNDNVLIVLEPKDGDVFTNQTLAAVEELTEKAWQIPFAIRVDGLSNFQYTYADDDDLIVEDLYTDALSMTESELERAKEIALNETRLLGVVIPPDTKVVGVNVTFQFPGKDVAETFIVADYVRNLAKEIEASYPDIKTHLTGVVMLNHAFGEASQNDMSTLVPLMFLTILIVMAFLLRSVSGTFSTLLIIIFSIVTAMGFMGWLGIKLTGPSSSAPTMIMTLAVADSIHILIMILREMRNGSSKWDAITESLRVNMMPVFLTSLTTSIGFLSMNFSDVPPFHDLGNITTIGVVFAFIYSVLFLPAIIAVLPLRVKQQDKGGKLLFMERLAEFVIIRKTGLLWGSVVLVIALAMFIPKNELNDSFVKYFDESMVFRQDTDFVVNNLTGIYTIEYSLGAGESGGISNPDYLNKLEEFAEWYLAQPGVVHVYRLSETFKQLNKSMHGDNQEYYTIPVQRDLAAQYLLLYELSLPYGLDLNNSLNIDKSATRFTVILNDVSSREIRELASRSEQWLRDNAPEYMFSSGSGPMIMFAHISRKNINSMLIGTTVAIFVISIVLIVAMRSVKHGLISLLPNLVPAIMGFGVWGIFVGQIGMGLAMVTGMTLGIVVDDTVHFMSKYLRARREKNLSSEDAVRYAFTTVGTALFVTTVILVAGFGILSRSAFDLNSAMGKLTLITITFALITDFFLLPTLLMKIGKSKETEDTTENISQFDDGLQPVTANE
- a CDS encoding TetR family transcriptional regulator C-terminal domain-containing protein; the encoded protein is MTKHEDKKLEIIQKSSEIMYLKGYNATGVQELADAANIPKGSFYNYFKSKEDFAIDLMDSYCAMGCQMMSEILEDKSLTPLKRIEKLFSEMTEHFTKDEKFQKGSFVGNLCQEMGDISKPISKAAERSFNHMKEPIIKLLQEAQDAGEISKSHDIEDLAEFMMNSKEGALLRMKSSKNARPLKVFQDMIMRLLLIK